A single Callithrix jacchus isolate 240 chromosome 4, calJac240_pri, whole genome shotgun sequence DNA region contains:
- the LOC100395327 gene encoding uncharacterized protein LOC100395327 isoform X1: MPRPTPSPRDARRLLLLLGSSRSAAAVPYSLPVPLPVHCVRATTLRPSPALSRPPGGRAYAAAFPAKPGCITPRLLCPCGPCVPSEDRCRPGVVSCPDREEKNAGHRLSSAFALVGLRLCSTGCFRRDLWLCKNRQSAILGCGAVLRQPSGAGFLPAVSGSKERLAFPSCYIWYLCWCYGIEILLLWKSHACRFNRRCQFADGRQSWSSYVDGIQ; the protein is encoded by the exons ATGCCCCGCCCTACTCCCAGCCCCCGGGATGCAAGGCGCTTGCTGTTGCTGCTCGGCAGCTCTAGGTCCGCTGCCGCCGTCCCCTATTCCCTGCCCGTCCCTCTCCCGGTACACTGCGTACGCGCCACAACGCTCCGCCCCTCTCCCGCCCTGTCGCGCCCCCCGGGAGGCAGAGCCTACGCGGCCGCGTTTCCGGCGAAACCTGGCTGCATTACCCCGCGGCTTCTGTGCCCGTGTGGACCGTGCGTGCCTTCGGAAGATCG GTGCAGGCCTGGGGTAGTCTCCTGTCCGGACAGAGAAGAGAAGAATGCAGGACACCGGCTCAGT AGTGCCTTTGCATTGGTTGGGCTACGGCTATGCAGCACTGGTTGCTTCCGGCGGGATCTTTGGCTATGTAAAAACAG GCAGAGTGCCATCCTTGGTTGTGGGGCTGTTCTTCGGCAGCCTAGCGGGGCTGGGTTCTTACCAGCTGTCTCAGGATCCAAAGAACGTTTGGCTTTTCCTAG CTGCTACATCTGGTACCTTTGCTGGTGTTATGGCATTGAGATCCTACTACTATGGAAAAGTCATGCCTGTAGGTTTAATCGCAGGTGCCAG TTTGCTGATGGTCGCCAAAGTTGGAGTTCGTATGTTGATGGCATACAATGA
- the LOC100395327 gene encoding transmembrane protein 14B isoform X2, whose protein sequence is MPRPTPSPRDARRLLLLLGSSRSAAAVPYSLPVPLPVHCVRATTLRPSPALSRPPGGRAYAAAFPAKPGCITPRLLCPCGPCVPSEDRVPLHWLGYGYAALVASGGIFGYVKTGRVPSLVVGLFFGSLAGLGSYQLSQDPKNVWLFLAATSGTFAGVMALRSYYYGKVMPVGLIAGASLLMVAKVGVRMLMAYNE, encoded by the exons ATGCCCCGCCCTACTCCCAGCCCCCGGGATGCAAGGCGCTTGCTGTTGCTGCTCGGCAGCTCTAGGTCCGCTGCCGCCGTCCCCTATTCCCTGCCCGTCCCTCTCCCGGTACACTGCGTACGCGCCACAACGCTCCGCCCCTCTCCCGCCCTGTCGCGCCCCCCGGGAGGCAGAGCCTACGCGGCCGCGTTTCCGGCGAAACCTGGCTGCATTACCCCGCGGCTTCTGTGCCCGTGTGGACCGTGCGTGCCTTCGGAAGATCG AGTGCCTTTGCATTGGTTGGGCTACGGCTATGCAGCACTGGTTGCTTCCGGCGGGATCTTTGGCTATGTAAAAACAG GCAGAGTGCCATCCTTGGTTGTGGGGCTGTTCTTCGGCAGCCTAGCGGGGCTGGGTTCTTACCAGCTGTCTCAGGATCCAAAGAACGTTTGGCTTTTCCTAG CTGCTACATCTGGTACCTTTGCTGGTGTTATGGCATTGAGATCCTACTACTATGGAAAAGTCATGCCTGTAGGTTTAATCGCAGGTGCCAG TTTGCTGATGGTCGCCAAAGTTGGAGTTCGTATGTTGATGGCATACAATGAGTAG
- the LOC100395327 gene encoding transmembrane protein 14C isoform X3, with protein MQDTGSVVPLHWLGYGYAALVASGGIFGYVKTGRVPSLVVGLFFGSLAGLGSYQLSQDPKNVWLFLAATSGTFAGVMALRSYYYGKVMPVGLIAGASLLMVAKVGVRMLMAYNE; from the exons ATGCAGGACACCGGCTCAGT AGTGCCTTTGCATTGGTTGGGCTACGGCTATGCAGCACTGGTTGCTTCCGGCGGGATCTTTGGCTATGTAAAAACAG GCAGAGTGCCATCCTTGGTTGTGGGGCTGTTCTTCGGCAGCCTAGCGGGGCTGGGTTCTTACCAGCTGTCTCAGGATCCAAAGAACGTTTGGCTTTTCCTAG CTGCTACATCTGGTACCTTTGCTGGTGTTATGGCATTGAGATCCTACTACTATGGAAAAGTCATGCCTGTAGGTTTAATCGCAGGTGCCAG TTTGCTGATGGTCGCCAAAGTTGGAGTTCGTATGTTGATGGCATACAATGAGTAG